The following are encoded together in the Narcine bancroftii isolate sNarBan1 chromosome 10, sNarBan1.hap1, whole genome shotgun sequence genome:
- the znf319b gene encoding zinc finger protein 319 isoform X2, producing the protein MTECWEEHPAAPPLVENCIPQSSERALEFAIVFPADATLQQHQPLSAECSQKCNMCGQIITQLSELQQHPCFMNMNRFFQCAQCQKAFSQSTDLLQHQCGQVEEKPFICHVCKMGFSQLLALVQHQNVHNENNPFKCTICGENFQQSSELFLHQRAHIEDQPFECTVCKKKFKDSSELVAHQQFHAPEKPFKCSVCQKGFKKSSQLVRHQYIHGEKPYKCSACEKAFRHSSELQRHQRVHTGERPFKCTQCDKTFSQSSHLVHHQRIHSGERPYDCSVCHKSFKHRSHLVRHMCVHAGEDMFKCVICHVGFKQPGELLQHQCTTDSERPYKCSQCPKTFKRASYLQHHQRVHSGERPFKCTTCQMSFKQLYALVRHQRTHTGDKPYKCTVCDKGFSESSHLLYHQHIHTGESYFQCTGCQKGFKDSSELLRHRCARVEGKPFKCTVCQKAYKRVSALQLHEATHVEERPFKCNACERRFACSTELVEHPCRPAKEKPLKCTDCEKRFKYSSDVERHRRVHTGDKPFKCITCDKGFKQKEHLIKHQNVHARENQF; encoded by the exons ATGACTGAATGTTGGGAGGAGCACCCAGCTGCCCCGCCACTGGTGGAGAACTGCATTCCCCAGAGTAGTGAGCGTGCCCTCGAATTTGCGATTGTGTTCCCAGCTGACGCAACCCTGCAACAACATCAGCCCCTGTCCGCTGAGTGCTCCCAAAAATGCAACATGTGTGGCCAGATAATCACCCAACTTTCGGAGCTTCAGCAGCACCCTTGCTTCATGAACATGAATCGCTTCTTCCAGTGCGCCCAGTGCCAGAAGGCCTTCAGCCAGTCCACCGACCTCTTGCAGCACCAGTGCGGCCAAGTGGAAGAGAAGCCCTTCATCTGTCACGTCTGCAAGATGGGCTTCTCCCAGCTGTTGGCCCTGGTCCAGCACCAGAACGTCCACAACGAGAATAACCCCTTCAAGTGCACCATCTGTGGCGAGAACTTCCAGCAGTCTTCAGAGCTCTTCTTGCACCAGAGGGCACACATTGAAGATCAGCCTTTTGagtgcactgtctgtaagaagaaatTCAAGGATTCCTCTGAGCTGGTTGCGCATCAGCAGTTCCATGCGCCCGAGAAGCCCTTCAAGTGCAGCGTTTGCCAGAAGGGCTTCAAGAAGTCCTCGCAGCTGGTGCGCCACCAGTACATCCATGGTGAGAAACCTTACAAGTGTTCTGCCTGCGAAAAGGCCTTCCGTCACTCCTCAGAACTGCAGAGGCACCAGCGGGTGCACACGGGAGAGCGGCCCTTCAAGTGCACCCAGTGTGACAAGACCTTCAGCCAGTCCTCGCATCTGGTCCACCATCAGCGCATCCATTCTGGTGAGCGTCCCTATGACTGCAGCGTCTGCCACAAAAGCTTCAAGCATCGCTCACACCTGGTGCGGCACATGTGCGTGCATGCCGGTGAGGACATGTTCAAATGTGTCATCTGCCACGTGGGTTTCAAGCAGCCTGGGGAGCTGCTGCAGCACCAGTGTACGACAGACAGTGAGCGTCCCTACAAGTGTAGCCAGTGCCCCAAGACTTTCAAACGCGCGTCCTACCTCCAGCATCACCAGCGTGTTCACTCGGGGGAGAGGCCCTTCaaatgcaccacttgccagatgaGCTTCAAGCAACTGTACGCGCTGGTACGGCATCAACGCACCCATACGGGAGACAAGCCCTACAAATGCACTGTGTGTGACAAAGGCTTCAGCGAATCCTCGCATCTCCTCTACCACCAGCACATTCACACCGGAGAGAGCTACTTCCAGTGTACAGGCTGCCAGAAGGGCTTCAAAGACTCCTCGGAACTTCTGAGACATCGGTGTGCCCGTGTAGAGGGCAAGCCCTTCAAGTGCACTGTGTGTCAAAAGGCCTACAAGCGAGTCTCTGCCCTGCAGCTCCATGAAGCGACCCACGTTGAGGAGCGTCCGTTTAAGTGCAATGCCTGTGAGCGGCGTTTTGCATGCTCTACTGAACTAGTCGAGCACCCGTGCCGCCCTGCGAAGGAGAAGCCCCTGAAGTGCACTGACTGTGAAAAGCGGTTCAAGTACTCATCGGACGTGGAACGGCATCGGCGGGTGCACACAGGGGACAAACCTTTCAAATGCATCACTTGTGACAAGGGCTTTAAGCAGAAGGAGCACCTGATAAAGCACCAGAATGTCCACGCCAGAGAAAATCAGT TCTGA
- the znf319b gene encoding zinc finger protein 319 isoform X1, with product MTECWEEHPAAPPLVENCIPQSSERALEFAIVFPADATLQQHQPLSAECSQKCNMCGQIITQLSELQQHPCFMNMNRFFQCAQCQKAFSQSTDLLQHQCGQVEEKPFICHVCKMGFSQLLALVQHQNVHNENNPFKCTICGENFQQSSELFLHQRAHIEDQPFECTVCKKKFKDSSELVAHQQFHAPEKPFKCSVCQKGFKKSSQLVRHQYIHGEKPYKCSACEKAFRHSSELQRHQRVHTGERPFKCTQCDKTFSQSSHLVHHQRIHSGERPYDCSVCHKSFKHRSHLVRHMCVHAGEDMFKCVICHVGFKQPGELLQHQCTTDSERPYKCSQCPKTFKRASYLQHHQRVHSGERPFKCTTCQMSFKQLYALVRHQRTHTGDKPYKCTVCDKGFSESSHLLYHQHIHTGESYFQCTGCQKGFKDSSELLRHRCARVEGKPFKCTVCQKAYKRVSALQLHEATHVEERPFKCNACERRFACSTELVEHPCRPAKEKPLKCTDCEKRFKYSSDVERHRRVHTGDKPFKCITCDKGFKQKEHLIKHQNVHARENQCKCTWCGERFTDLSYLQEHCLQHTAENSFEGSACGQ from the coding sequence ATGACTGAATGTTGGGAGGAGCACCCAGCTGCCCCGCCACTGGTGGAGAACTGCATTCCCCAGAGTAGTGAGCGTGCCCTCGAATTTGCGATTGTGTTCCCAGCTGACGCAACCCTGCAACAACATCAGCCCCTGTCCGCTGAGTGCTCCCAAAAATGCAACATGTGTGGCCAGATAATCACCCAACTTTCGGAGCTTCAGCAGCACCCTTGCTTCATGAACATGAATCGCTTCTTCCAGTGCGCCCAGTGCCAGAAGGCCTTCAGCCAGTCCACCGACCTCTTGCAGCACCAGTGCGGCCAAGTGGAAGAGAAGCCCTTCATCTGTCACGTCTGCAAGATGGGCTTCTCCCAGCTGTTGGCCCTGGTCCAGCACCAGAACGTCCACAACGAGAATAACCCCTTCAAGTGCACCATCTGTGGCGAGAACTTCCAGCAGTCTTCAGAGCTCTTCTTGCACCAGAGGGCACACATTGAAGATCAGCCTTTTGagtgcactgtctgtaagaagaaatTCAAGGATTCCTCTGAGCTGGTTGCGCATCAGCAGTTCCATGCGCCCGAGAAGCCCTTCAAGTGCAGCGTTTGCCAGAAGGGCTTCAAGAAGTCCTCGCAGCTGGTGCGCCACCAGTACATCCATGGTGAGAAACCTTACAAGTGTTCTGCCTGCGAAAAGGCCTTCCGTCACTCCTCAGAACTGCAGAGGCACCAGCGGGTGCACACGGGAGAGCGGCCCTTCAAGTGCACCCAGTGTGACAAGACCTTCAGCCAGTCCTCGCATCTGGTCCACCATCAGCGCATCCATTCTGGTGAGCGTCCCTATGACTGCAGCGTCTGCCACAAAAGCTTCAAGCATCGCTCACACCTGGTGCGGCACATGTGCGTGCATGCCGGTGAGGACATGTTCAAATGTGTCATCTGCCACGTGGGTTTCAAGCAGCCTGGGGAGCTGCTGCAGCACCAGTGTACGACAGACAGTGAGCGTCCCTACAAGTGTAGCCAGTGCCCCAAGACTTTCAAACGCGCGTCCTACCTCCAGCATCACCAGCGTGTTCACTCGGGGGAGAGGCCCTTCaaatgcaccacttgccagatgaGCTTCAAGCAACTGTACGCGCTGGTACGGCATCAACGCACCCATACGGGAGACAAGCCCTACAAATGCACTGTGTGTGACAAAGGCTTCAGCGAATCCTCGCATCTCCTCTACCACCAGCACATTCACACCGGAGAGAGCTACTTCCAGTGTACAGGCTGCCAGAAGGGCTTCAAAGACTCCTCGGAACTTCTGAGACATCGGTGTGCCCGTGTAGAGGGCAAGCCCTTCAAGTGCACTGTGTGTCAAAAGGCCTACAAGCGAGTCTCTGCCCTGCAGCTCCATGAAGCGACCCACGTTGAGGAGCGTCCGTTTAAGTGCAATGCCTGTGAGCGGCGTTTTGCATGCTCTACTGAACTAGTCGAGCACCCGTGCCGCCCTGCGAAGGAGAAGCCCCTGAAGTGCACTGACTGTGAAAAGCGGTTCAAGTACTCATCGGACGTGGAACGGCATCGGCGGGTGCACACAGGGGACAAACCTTTCAAATGCATCACTTGTGACAAGGGCTTTAAGCAGAAGGAGCACCTGATAAAGCACCAGAATGTCCACGCCAGAGAAAATCAGTGTAAGTGCACATGGTGCGGGGAGAGGTTTACAGATCTGAGCTATCTACAGGAGCACTGCCTTCAACACACAGCGGAAAACTCCTTTGAAGGTTCTGCTTGTGGACAGTGA